Genomic segment of Salvia splendens isolate huo1 chromosome 12, SspV2, whole genome shotgun sequence:
cgtcaattttttgacggttttaattaccgggtcacaaatcagTCACTAATCCgtctctcctctcctctcccaaaCCAAGAATCactccgccgctgccgccgtcGGAGTCCAACCCCGCCCCATCCGGCGTCAGCCCGAGAGCATTCATACTCTAATCGTGCTTCGATAGCGTCGTCTTCATGCTCCGTTTTCTCCTGTCACCGGAGGCGGAGGCTCCCCACACCTTGATCTTCCCGTCGGCGGAGCCGATGTAGACGATTTCGCCGGAGGAGGCGATGACTTTCACGGCGTCGGAATGCGCTGAACCGACGGAGTCGATGCAAGCCATATCGGAAGATGTTTTCCACGTTTTGAAGCTCTTATCCCATGAGATTGAGTAGAGCTCACCGCGATCGTCGTTGATGGCTAGTCCAGAGACGGCGTCGGCGTGCTGGATCCATAAATTCTGTCTGTGGTGGCGGATTTTGACGTAGTTTTTGGCGGATAGGCAGTTGAAATCAATTGGTTCATCGTTGATTTGGCGGCGACGGTGTTTAGCTTGTCGGCGGACATGCGGCCGGTGGAGGAGGCGTTGAGGGCGGCGTTAGTGACAGATTAGTGatggatttgtgacccggtaattaaaaccgtaaaaaatttgacggaaccgtccaaaaaggaccaaatgtgactcgttttcaaatgtgagggaccgaataattcaaaagataatgttttggaccaaaatcaaaaaatcgcaatatgttaaggaccattttgaaACTTTAGTCTTTTTAAAAGATCATAACTTTCTCATCCGTGCTCCGATAGAGGCATGCAAGATACCCACACGAAGCTCTTTTgacgatgaagacaatggtggtCTGAGGAGTGCATTTGGATTTTGTGACTTTATTTTCAAATGGGTGTCgaataaaatttccttttatgaaattaattgtttctatgtgattaagttgattatatgaaataattgttatgagtgatgtggaatgaagtattGTCTAATTGTTATATGTTCCAATGTGAGGAAATTAATTAAGTGAGATCATGCATTTTATTCTAGccaatttaatgagatattttcggcctcttcaaaattattggaattaatcttcttttcttggatataattaatttttttgggatttttatccaaattaaatccaaaccaaattatccctaatttatgctacatgaaattcgaactctagctattttttttgggagtttcgaaaaatcccctatttaataggaggatgaattattttgctttgatttaattgatgccttattgattcccttcttttatttcaaaaccaattaaatcatgccacattttacttcctcactctaattgaattgatatttgaaatatttccttgtggcaattaaagccaaattttcgccccttccctATTTGTGGAGAAATTGTATTTGTTTCCAATTGTTGTGGAATccatttttattcaaataaatacctatgtctaattaattggggatgtaaAATATTGTCCTTCTATttttgtctccatcccacacgccccctatgccttatttttttccttgtgggaatttaattatttgttacctatttttatgggagccttttcccataaaagaaattaccaaatttaaatcctgttctatttaattgaggatttaaataatttccttgtgcattccCCCTCAAATTTTTCAGCCCCTACCCCAtgtttcctacttggagatttaatttattttgttcccttatttatagaatattcattttccttatttcctaaattgtggatttatttccctccaagtaaatatcaaataatcccTTGTTAATTtgcagccataattttcgaaaatcatgctccttataattgtggaatttttattcattagcctatattttaattctccacaatttatttatttaatttactcatGGACCTAAACCTAGAATATATTTACCacttaaacaaaccctagcccctcattctctcaaattttcgccACCCCCTCTCCCCCATTCTCTCCCACATGTCTTCCctcttctcccactctcccatctccaaaaatctcccattcaagcttattcttgcaaCCATTGAAGGTATTTTTCAAGAGTCTCTGACGTATCGCTTcgttctttgcttctaccgatttatttttgtcaaagaaggtatatttgctcacttttcctcatccttttcgtttgaaccatgttcttgagtcctacatgcatgtagagggtgtaggattaaTAGATCGCAAGATTTATGGGGGGGAAAGTGTGTTGTCGTAAGAACTTGGATggttatgtgtttttgattgaaatcatgtgatgttggattggaatattggtgaatgatgtgagagtatgtgcaaatatgtgtatgagaaccttgtaagcatgattatgtgttttcgagcatgaaaaattggtgtttgtttgatggaagatgaaaaccctatgtTCGAACTATGAATctgaaatctgtggtgcacgaccagtaacttatgatctgtaattgacccatcaaacgaacgaattttgacatgaaattttactgagtaaacttcaaggtgtttcctgtgtctcgtgtgaatttcagccctttttattgaaaaatgaatttttattaaatatttgaagttgactgcgcaaatctaccagaaactcgtgttctcgccaggaaggtttcattttatgtttgactgaccaaatgacctccgattgatgtgattcttaaactatatgaaaattggaAGTTTTTTCTGAGtcttgttaaattttcagcctttttgggcattggatgaatttatggtgaatttttcaaatgaactgcgcagtgctgtcagaaagtatatgttccgaccagagagtttaatatgtgatatgactgactaaatgacgtgatttcagtgcGAAAAATtgtatggatgaacttgaatgtgtcttccgtgttgtgaccaaaatttagcttcatatgaggtcgggtgaatttatagtgatttttacaaaacggtcgcacagttctgccagttttctgccttgttaaaataactcttattttcaagtataaaagtattatatgatgcatgtatgtccaaggaacgtgttgaatgatgtgatcacgtgagataagttgaaatatattacggtgtgtctttccatctttgtgacgtatgttgggatTGGGTAATTGAGaaagacgatgagagagaagCGTTAGGATATGCATAGTAATGTGTTTTtggtggaaggctgacttgtgttgtcatttacaagggtgattgtgtattcctGAACTCGGGGAACGAGAGTTtccataagttgggttgtgaattgttaagcgaacgaggtgggctttcttttcaaacctctttattttccgaaaatattacgtggtgttataagggtggtttaactgttatgtcatgccatgtttttgtttgttggattgttgcctgatgcctagttcgtctgagcttgctccgttaggctatagggttgtgttgtgaaacgaattcgggtctgagtagggccgcaaaccctatcaggctgtgtacactggtgggatcgtgagccgtccttgctagtcggccggtctcgtgggcgaatagtgtggccacactttcgtcgcactgtgattgtgattgatggattgatgtggaaaatggggagataaatttgtctggccagacttgaatttttgtgtttctcgtgatatttcttactatataaaactcgagatcaccggtatggatgacataacttattaaaatgttttcggcatgagcccattgagtacaacaagtactcagccctgcatattattttttttatgtgcaggttgagcgggatgttgcggtggatgttgagctggcttaagtatctaggatacgttgtgtcttcatacataggcgttatccttgactctccttaaaccttatttttccgctgctataatttgaactatgtctcaaaaccttaaccttctctttatattttgtgtttgaacatgtatggtggtgttaggtttcaAACAAGTATTTACGTTGTcctttgaaaatggtgttttccgagatttaagttaaatgtttgttttaccttagttattaattgttttatttcataagtctaatttttttttccgttGCTCTTTTAAAAGCATTTTACCTTAAGTCTTCTCAAAAAATTTttataaccttaaacttcttaaaactaggttgttttcctttcttaagttaattaagtcttcttttaaactgttatccatgcatgtcggtcacgatcgccgcggttgtggtacccctttgtatgggcggtcgtgacagagtggtatcagagctttgttctttcactctggtccgagagtcttcttttactttgagtctaagttagtgaacccttattgactagaagtgtcatgaaggctcaacatccacagcatcacgctcaaccaatgaaagtgaggtatgttttatttgttgaaggCATGTGAGTTAGATGCATGAAatggatgatgatatgatatgacgttTAACAAGTTTATGCATATGAATGAATGATATGCATaaggatgagttgtaatggaatgaatatatgagcatgattggcttGATAACTTAAGCATGTACTATGTGCgtaaatatgatgttgtaatagcatgaTTGCGTGGAATACGAGTATGATTGATGTGATAATTAAGACATGTATTGTATGTACAAAGGTGATATCGATATGGTATGAATACGTGTGAGCATGAACTTAGTGATGTTTCTAAATGTGTATTATGCGCTAAAATACTACAACGATGGCATGCAAAGATATGAAACATTAAGACAACGACAAACTTTCAAACTACGCGACCAACTTAAGAACCTTTTCAAACAAACAATAATACAATTTGGTGTTTTAAAAGAAACTTTCGTCTTTACGTAGATGGTACGAACGAAACGAACCGCGCTTAAGAGTAGTCAGTATAGTGCCAGAATGCGACAAGCGATATACGATTACGACCActatgagagagaggaaggcaaAGCCTTGAGAGAGGTTGTCGCCCATTTTGAAACCCTATGGCGAGACGTCTGAGGGTACCATGTATCGGCCTATGGAGGCATAAGAAGGCTAATTGAGTTGATGCCCGACAATTGGGAGTCTTGGATGGAAACAACAGCCAGTCGGTTCACGTGGTACGAACCAAGAAACCAGATGATGGCCGGCGACATGAAAGGTTTCCTGAAGGCCCTAACGTgtgctttgattgactcacgttcaGAGCGACCACCGTCGACAGAAGAAGGGAAAGATGAAACAGTATGGGAAGACAAAGACGTGATCGAGGTTAAACCCACGGCAGAAAGAGAAGCAGTACCACAAGAAGGGATGGTTCCGAGTTTTGAGGATGATTATGTGGAAGATAGCATGGACATCGAAGAAGCCCTCCGCATGGTTGACGAGTATCACGTAGAAGAGGACCCAGAGGAAGGagaagacccggaagaggaagaggacccggaagaggaagagtATAACGATGGATAGTTAGATGTCGTTTTGTTTTCTTAAGTTGTTATGACGATGGCAGTAGTGCCTTTTTGTTTCCAAACGAGTACTATGTTTTCCCTTTCCACGTTATCTATGGAAGTTCCACTTTTCACATAACTTTACGTACTTGTGTTTTATCGCATCGTATCGCACGCGTGCATGAAAGTGATGATGTTTTAATAACGATGTTCTCACAACGATGCTAACTTGTATTTTAGATCAACATGCCCCCaagacgtagacgtggtccGCATGTGGAGAACAACGTGGGGGAACAGACAGAGGGAGGTGTCGGGTATCCAcccccacctccaccaccacctctaccccaaccaaacgaAGGGGAGTACATTAAGGCTTTTCGCAAGGAGAACCCACCCTAGTTTGACTGATTGGGAGAGCCCCCGAAGGCAGAGGCATGGGTACGCGACCTTGAGCGTATCTTTGAGTTTATGGGATGCACGGATAGGGAACGCCTGGCCTACGTGACTTATCAGCTGACAGGACCCgctgacttttggtgggaaacAAAGAAGAGGACCATGGATCCCGCTCGCCGTGAGGCGCTTACTTGGGAGGAGTTTAAGGATGAATTCTATAATAAGTATGTTCCCATGAGTTATCGGCGGGCGAAGGTAGTGGAGTTCCACACTTTAAAACAAGGAAATATGACGGTCACGGAGTACGACCGCACCCTATGTGAGATGACTCGTTATGCGCCAGAATTGGTGGAtacagacgagaagatggctgCGAAGTTCCGTTCCAGCCTTAGGCCAGAGATAAGGGTAGCTGTGGCTAGTCGCAGGGGAATTCCTTATTCTAAGGTGTTGGGTTGCGCGCTAGATGTGGAAGAAGCGCTACCCAAGAATGAGAGGACAACGAATCCGGCACCGTCTGCAGCCCCATCGAACTTTAGAGACAAAaggaagtgggagggaaaccgagctccttttgacaacaagaggcgtTTTTCCACTTTTCGGCAACCGCAGAATCATGGGCGCCAGATTGTGCCACAACAGAGGGGAAACCCACAGAGAACACCCTACTGTAGTCGGTGCTCCAAATATCATGTTGGGGAGTGCCGAGTTGGAGGCATTCGGTGTTATGCCTGCGGCGGGAATGGGAACATGTCTCGGGAGTACCCAAATAACAACAAAGGTGGAGTAAAGAATGGGCAAGGATAGAGGCCCCCACATCAGCCACAACcaatccgacaagtggccccacagcaAGCGAGGGCATATGCGCTTAGGGGAAATCAAGGGCAGGAACCCCAAGCCATCAAGGGCAAggagaatttggcaggtatgggaaatcTCCAACAACTTCCTATTATCgtgctgtttgatacgggtgcttcgcattcttttatttcaatgtcatgtgtgaatgccttagaactctCTACTGCTAAGCTTGAACCGAAATTGAATGTgtcttcaccggttggaggattgattgatattgtgagaacttgctcgaacatagagtttgtgttaggagaactaggagtagtggcccaacttttgcacgttatgcctttggagaatgtagacataatcttgggaatggattggcttaccgagaaccacgcaacgattcactgtaaagagagacagatttcttttcaagccccgagCGAAGAACCGACTATCTTGAACGGGATCTCCATGaatcgacgaacctccataatctccgctttgcaagcaactacgatgataagaaaagggcgtccggcgtatcttgtgtacttaaaTGGAGAGGAAAAAaaggagttgaaagtggaagacgtggcagtggtgcgagattttcccgatgtgtttctTGAAGCTTTGCTAGGATTGCcgcccgacagacaagtggagttcgCCATTGACTTGGAACCAGGGtcagcgccagtatcaaaggcgccataccgaatggcccctaaggagttggccgagttgaaggtacagttgcaagaactgttagacttgggttttattcgacacagtgtgtcaccgtggggagcgccagttttgttcattaagaagaaggatggcacgatgaggatgtgcatcgactatcgtaagctcaacaagatgaccttgaagaataagtacccactgccgaggatttatgatttgtttgaccaacttcgaggagcgggtgtattttcaaaaatggatttgagatcagagtatcatcaactaaaggtccgacgagaggatgtgcctaagactgtttttcgcactcgttatggccattatgaatttgtcgtgatgccttttgggctgaccaacgccccagccgttttcatggacttgatgaaccgagttttccacgagtatcttgacaagtttgtgttagtattcatcgacgacgtgttggtatactcgaagaacaaGGAAGAACAtagatggcatctacaaacagtgttggaaacgttgcgaaaggagaagctttatgccaagttcagtaagtgtgagttctggttgactcgagtgaactttcttggtcatattgtgacggcaaatggaattcaagtagacccagcaaaggtcgaggccatGCAGAATTAGAAATCGCCgtaaacgccaagtgaaattcgcagtttcttgggattggcaggatattatcgatgattcattgaaggattctctaagattgcgagaccgatgacgcaactactaaagaaaggaattaaggtggtttggacgccagagtgcggggcgagtttccaactattgaaggagaagttgactacagcaccagtcctagcagtacccgaacccgacaaggacttcgccgtctatacggacgcatcgaaagtaggactaggatgtgtgttaatgcaagatgggaaggtgatcgCGTATGCTttccgacagttgagaccgaatgaat
This window contains:
- the LOC121757654 gene encoding uncharacterized protein LOC121757654; protein product: MGCTDRERLAYVTYQLTGPADFWWETKKRTMDPARREALTWEEFKDEFYNKYVPMSYRRAKVVEFHTLKQGNMTVTEYDRTLCEMTRYAPELVDTDEKMAAKFRSSLRPEIRVAVASRRGIPYSKVLGCALDVEEALPKNERTTNPAPSAAPSNFRDKRKWEGNRAPFDNKRRFSTFRQPQNHGRQIVPQQRGNPQRTPYCSRCSKYHVGECRVGGIRCYACGGNGNMSREYPNNNKGGVKNGQG